Genomic segment of Acidobacteriota bacterium:
CCCGTGCTGGCATTGTGCTGCGAGCCATCGCCGAGGCTCATGCTGACGACCTTGATGTTGAACCCGACGCGGTTGGTGAGGACCCAGTTGAGCGCGGAGTCGACCGCGGAGAACGATCCCGAGCCGTTGGCCGCGAGGACCTTGAGGCCGACGAAGTTCACGGCGGGGGCGACCCCCTTCAGGGTGCCGCTGTTCGCGCCGACGACTCCGGAGCACTCGGTGCCGTGGCCGTTGTCGTCCATTGGATCGGAGTCGTTGTTGACGAAGTCGAACCCCCCTTTCACGCGGCACGAAGAGACATTCCCCAGGCACCCGCCGAGGGCGGGGTGCGTGTAGTCGATCCCCGTGTCGACGATCGCCGCGGCCATCCCGGCGCCCGTGTAGCCGCTCGCGTTGACGGTGGTCGAGCCGATGAGCGCATTCCCCTCCGCGTCGAGCGCGTGCACCGTGCCGTCGAGGTAGACGCTCTCGACCTGCGGCATCTTCTCGAGCGCCTCGAGGCCGTCGGCGTCGATCTCGGCGACCGATCCCGCCGCGTACGTATGCTCGCGAAGGAGGTGGACGCCGTGCGCGGGGAGGGCGCCGCGGAACGCGCGGTGGGCGGCGGCGACGCTCTCGAGCAATTCCTTCTCGTCGGACGCCGACGGCGACGGCGGAAGCGAATGACCGCCCCGGAGCACGATGTTGACGACGACCGTGCGCCCCCCTTCGACCGCTTCGGCGACACCCGGCTCGATCGCCGGCATCGGGGAGGCGGCGCGCGCGATGGGCGCCGAGAGGAGGAGCATCAGCGCGGTGGGCGCGAGCCATCGGAACGAGCGGTCCGGCGTCGGATTCATGCAGTCGTTTTCCTCGAGGATCAGGGGTCCTGTTTTATGCGCGCGCACACATCGGCCGGGCGCCACACCCTTAATATCCGAACAATCGGTCCCGGGCGCCACACCTTATTACTGTGCGAGCCAGGGAGTCGGAGGCGTCACCCGGCAACGACCTCCACCTTCGGCTCGGCCGCCGCGAAGACCTCGCCGACGATTCGGCTGTCGGTCTGCCCTCGAGCGACCAGGTCACGGACGAGCGCGTCGGCCGAAGCCGAGGGGACCGAGATCATGAGGCCCCCCGAAGTCTGCGGGTCGAAGAAGAGCCACCTCTGGACCTCGGTGACGGCCGCGTCGAAGACGATCGACGTGCCGACGAGAGCCCGGTTCGACTCCGTCACCCCGGTCTTGATCCCCTGGTCGATCAGGGCGAGGCTCTCGGGGAAATGGGGGAGGTCCTTGAACCGGATCCTCATCCCGGCGCGACTCCCCTTCGCCATCTCGAGGAGGTGGCCCGCGAGGCCGAAGCCGGTGATGTCGGTGCACGAGGTGGCGCCGTGCGCGCTCGCGAGATCCCCCGCGACGTCGTTCAGGCGGGCCATCAGGTCGAGGGCCTTCTGGAACGTTGCGGCGGGGAGGACGCCCCGCTTCGAGGCGGTGACCATCACGCCGGTGCCGACGGGCTTCGTGAGGATGAGGGCGTCGCCCGCGCTCGCGCCGCCGTTCTTGAGAACCCTGTCGGGATGGACGAGGCCCGTGACCGAGAGGCCGTACTTCATCTCCTCGTCCTTGACGGTGTGGCCGCCGACGAGCGTCGCGCCGGCCTCGAGCGTCTTCGCAAGGCCCCCCTCGAGGATCTTCCGGTAGACGTCGGCCGGGACGCCGCGGGCGGGGAAGCAGCAGACGTTCATCACCGTGAGGGGCTTCCCCCCCATGGCGTAGACGTCGCTCAGCGAGTTCGCCGCCGCGATCTGTCCGTACAGGTACGGGTCGTCGCAGAGCGGCGTGATGAAGTCGACCGTCTGGACGAGCGCCACCTCACTCGAAATCCGGTAGACGCCCGCGTCGTCCGAAGTATCGAAGCCGACGATCAGGTTCTTGTCGGGTTTCGTGCGAAGTCCTTTGAGCATGCCTCCCAAGTCCACCGGACTCAGCTTGCCCGCTCACCCGCCGGACTTGGCGCAGCTCGTCAGCCTGAAATCGGCCGTGCTGTCCATTCGTCTTCCTCCGCCTCTCGAGGACCAAAGTTGTCCGAGTTTAGCCCTCATCCCCCCAACGCGTCGAGGGCCCCCTTCGCGCTCTCGAGGAGGGGGTCGGCCGACAGGGGAGAGCCGACCGCCTGTCGCATCCACGCGTCCGGCGTCAGCGAGCCCAGGCGGCAGATCCGCTCGAACTCCCCGCCGAAGGATCCGTGCGCCTCCTTGAAGTGCGCCTCGACCTGGAAAGCTATGAAGTGGCCGATTGGATAGTCGGGAAGGTACAGCCCGCTGTCGATCATGTGCGAGTAGATGCCGAGGAGGGTCACGTCCTTCACCCCGAAGATCGGGGCGTAGTGGCGGTTCCAGATCCCCTTCGAGATGGCAACCACCGCCTCGCGGAACTCTGCGGGCGAAGCCGTGGGGTGATCGTAGAGCCAGTGCCAGGAGTCCATGTCGACGAGGGCGGCCCCGGCGATCTCGCGGGCCCCCCAGAACTCTTCGAGCGATCGCGCCGAGTCGGCCGCGGGGTCGGCCCCGGGGAGGCCCAGGAGCGTCAGATCGCGCGCCTGGAAGACGAAGGCGAGCGCCTCGGTGAATGCGTTGTTCGGGACGCCGGCGAGGAGCGTGTGGTCGATCGCCGTGTTCGAGAAGACCTGCTCGACGTTGTGCCCCATCTCGTGGACCGCGATGTTGTACCCCTTGTAGTCCATGCCGCCGGCGGCGATGCGCGTGCGAAGGTGCGCCTTGTCGTCCCGCCGCGAGGCGCCGAGGGCGTGCCCCGATCCGCGAGCCGCGTCGACGTCGATGTGATCGGCGACGA
This window contains:
- a CDS encoding S8 family serine peptidase — its product is MNPTPDRSFRWLAPTALMLLLSAPIARAASPMPAIEPGVAEAVEGGRTVVVNIVLRGGHSLPPSPSASDEKELLESVAAAHRAFRGALPAHGVHLLREHTYAAGSVAEIDADGLEALEKMPQVESVYLDGTVHALDAEGNALIGSTTVNASGYTGAGMAAAIVDTGIDYTHPALGGCLGNVSSCRVKGGFDFVNNDSDPMDDNGHGTECSGVVGANSGTLKGVAPAVNFVGLKVLAANGSGSFSAVDSALNWVLTNRVGFNIKVVSMSLGDGSQHNASTG
- the selD gene encoding selenide, water dikinase SelD; protein product: MDSTADFRLTSCAKSGGUAGKLSPVDLGGMLKGLRTKPDKNLIVGFDTSDDAGVYRISSEVALVQTVDFITPLCDDPYLYGQIAAANSLSDVYAMGGKPLTVMNVCCFPARGVPADVYRKILEGGLAKTLEAGATLVGGHTVKDEEMKYGLSVTGLVHPDRVLKNGGASAGDALILTKPVGTGVMVTASKRGVLPAATFQKALDLMARLNDVAGDLASAHGATSCTDITGFGLAGHLLEMAKGSRAGMRIRFKDLPHFPESLALIDQGIKTGVTESNRALVGTSIVFDAAVTEVQRWLFFDPQTSGGLMISVPSASADALVRDLVARGQTDSRIVGEVFAAAEPKVEVVAG